A region from the Linepithema humile isolate Giens D197 chromosome 1, Lhum_UNIL_v1.0, whole genome shotgun sequence genome encodes:
- the Mat1 gene encoding CDK-activating kinase assembly factor MAT1, whose protein sequence is MDDQACPRCKTTKYRNPSLKMLVNVCGHTLCENCVDLLFLKGSGSCPECKIPLRRTNFRVQMFEDPMVEKEVNIRKRILRDFNKREEDFATLREYNDYLEEIETIIYNLANNIDVVETNKRIEQYKRDNKEQIAKSKSKLGRSEYELEEMIELERQKEEERRIELVREDAEAKKKKIREKEALIDELTFSDANAKNIVESFASAIQMQKKEVKASLPAARVTQFSTGIKFGNQGNQNYLPMPKIEEGPLYSYTPIWQQIEGPTPPGWRELQSRGYVSHIRNESQAERAGGFKAHVACLRALQEAMAGLYHNPSQRQTEFTTV, encoded by the exons ATGGATGATCAAGCGTGTCCACGGTGTAAAACCACCAAATATCGAAATCCATCATTGAAAATGCTAGTGAACGTTTGTGGCCACACATTATGTGAAAACTGTGtagatttactttttttgaaag gcTCTGGATCCTGTCCAGAATGCAAAATTCCATTGAGAAGAACAAACTTTCGAGTTCAGATGTTCGAAGATCCTATGGTTGAGAAGGAAGTGAATATAAGGAAACGTATTCTGcgagattttaataaaagagaagAAGATTTTGCTACATTAAGAGAATACAATGATTACTTAGAGGAAATCGAgactataatatataatttggcAAATAACATTGATGTGGTTGAAACAAACAAAAGGATAGAGCAATACAAAAGGGATAACAAAGAGCAAATAGCGAAAAGTAAATCTAAACTTGGCAGAAGTGAGTATGAATTAGAGGAGATGATAGAATTAGAGAGGCAAAAGGAGGAAGAAAGGAGAATAGAACTTGTAAGAGAAGACGCAGAAgcaaagaagaagaaaattcgTGAGAAAGAAGCATTGATAGACGAGCTAACATTCTCGGACGCGAATGCTAAGAATATTGTGGAATCATTCGCTTCTGCAATACAGATGCAGAAGAAAGAAGTAAAAGCCTCTCTTCCTGCTGCTAGAGTTACTCAGTTTAGCACGGGTATTAAATTTGGTAATCAGGGAAATCAGAACTATTTACCAATGCCAAAGATAGAAGAAGGTCCTCTCTATTCTTATACGCCTATTTGGCAACAAATAGAAGGACCAACACCGCCTGGCTGGCGAGAACTTCAATCTCGTGGATATGTTTCACATATACGTAACGAGTCTCAGGCTGAAAGAGCGGGAGGATTCAAGGCACATGTAGCATGTCTACGAGCATTGCAGGAAGCGATGGCTGGCTTGTATCATAATCCTTCGCAACGACAGACAGAATTCACAACTGTATGA